The genome window TCTACTTTGGtttgtatgtgttttttttttataagaacaaCATCATTCCTTTGAAAGTAACGAGGGAGCAATCCCAAAATTTGGCTTCCGGGCCACTTTCTTCGTGAGCTTTGGGTCCAGTTAAGCCTACATTTGGATCCAAGCCCATTAAGTTATGGACTTAAGACCAAGGTAAAGGCGGCTGTGAGGTAGTTTGGTAGCCCAACCTATAAAATTTTAGGCCGTTAGGTTCGAGTAGTGGATACTAAATTATTGCCTAATTGACTACCGATTATGCTTCGGTTTTTTTTGGGTAGATAAAAGTCTCACATGGAGACAATTACATTCATATCAATCGTTCATATTCATTTATTTCGTAGCTCATATTACACTCGTGTGTGTGATATTTTATAGAAGTCTTGATTCGAGCCTTTCATCCCTCTATTCAAAAATATCTTACACgctaataaaatttatattgtgAAGTCATATTTGATTGAGAGTTCAAATCAAGCAATTGAATTCACCggtattataaattattttcataaggattttaaatatattacaaataaCTAAATGTTAATCGAACTAGTTGAGTATACCGTATATGTTAATCCTAACCATTTGAATGATAGTTTAGTGTTTGAATCTCTATGTGATCAAATTGTATGGACTCGCAAAATCCTAAGTTCGATTCCCACTGAGAACAATATTCTTTTGGCACTCTTTGGGCTTTGACTAACTTATCTTATCATGGACTCGTAATGAAAAACTTTTGTGTGCACGGACTTGACGGCTTGAGTATAGGCTATGGGATGTCAAAAGAGTACGCTTATATCTTATTGgttaaaaaagagagtaaatgtTATCATTAATTGGATAAGCAGTTGGTGATGactaattgatcaatcttgATAATCCAATCCAACGGCTAACAAACACCGGCTTCATGGAATCCCCGCGTTCCTAGTATGCTCTCTGTCGTTGACCACGTCTTACTAGTGAATCTTCCTTTATTAGAGCCCTCAAGAATGGAAAAGCCATTACGATTTGATTAATCAACGATAATACGATAATCTAAGCAGAAAAACTAACATAATTAAGAGCGAATCTGTATACAAACTGTGCTTAAATTAAGGATGTTGCTTAGTTTAATAGATTATGATTAATGAAGTTAAAAAAGATGTAGTTAAAAGAAATGGCTTTTGGTACTTTGGAGCCCACTAGAttgattaatttaatataaattctaaGCCAAGAAGATAATTAAACGTTGGGTTTGTTGGGAAtatgagatgagatgagatggAGACAAAGGAAGGATAGAAAGCGAGTCAACTCGTCCACGGCTGCTTGTTCCAAggtctaaaattattttttcgGTTTTTTGGCTCCTCTAGTCTTTGCAGCAGAGCGAAAACCCAAAAAGAAtcactcctaaatcctaatattTCTCTTTCGTGCCACCAATCATAGGCACTGTGGTAGGTGATATTTTTTGCTCCGGTTAACTTCCTTATTAATAATTTATGTACGTATAGGTGGATTTTGGGGTTTATTTACAAGTTGGGTTCCTATTTTCTGTCATCAAGAGCAAGAAAATCTGTGATTGATACACAGGATCCGTATAGGTTGATTTTGGGGTTTATTTACAATTTGGGTTCCTATTTTCTTCCTCAAAAGCGAGGAAATTTGTGATTGATACACAGGATCTGTGTTGTGTTCATGAGAGCTAGCTGGGTCTGCGTTGATCTTAGTCTCTGTGAGGCGTGAGGTGGGTTTTTTGGATTTCAGGAAGGAATTGGTTTGAGGTCTGTGTTTGAATGGGAGCTTGCTACAGCGGTGGCATCAAGGCCGTGAGTCCTTTCCATACTGGTACTTATCCTTTGTTGTTTCATCATTTCTGAATATTTAGTCCGATTCatttattgatttgattttatgTATAGAAATGCGCAATTTTTATTTCGTAGTCATCTTGTCCTTTGATTCACGAGTTCCGATTGACGAGGGCTATAAACTTTTGTGTCTCTGTTCCTTCTAACGATTCTAAGTATATTGTggcaaaattattttattatagcGATAATCTTACCACTTCAGCTGGAGGCAGTCTGATTGGACTGAAATTTTTCGGTTTGTCAGTGCTTAAAATATTTGAATTGAGGTTTAACCCACAGAATAATTGTGTGTTTTGAGGGATCTTAATGATGAAGATTTGAAGTTTTGCCTTAGACTTTGGTTTTGAATGTTAAGAAGCTTCTGCTTTCTACTGCCAACATGCTTATTATGTGTTATTTACACTGTGAGTAGGGTTTAGTTCAAAAAACCCTAGCAGAGATGTTGTTAGATATTTGAGTCATTCAAGCAGCAAAGCCTCATCAGGTTCCATACCTCAGACTCCTCGGAGTGAGGGTGAGTTATTACAGTccctaaatttgaagaatttcagCTTCAGTGAGCTGAAGACGGCCACCAGAAACTTTCGCCCTGATAGTGTATTAGGAGAAGGTGGCTTTGGTTCAGTTTTCAAAGGATGGATTGATCAGCATTCACTTACTGCTGCTAAGCCTGGGACTGGTATGGTGATTGCCGTGAAGAGGCTCAACCAAGAAGGATTTCAGGGTCACAAGGAATGGCTGGTTAGTAGCATAATTCAAGAATTTTTCTGATAAATTTTCAATTGCTGGTCTCCACCTTTTATTTTATACTCTAAATATGTTTTGAATTGGGTATTTTAGTATTAATTTATCTATGCTGCCTATCTCTTTTTTGTAAATTTAACATGGCCAAGGATGCCATTTATTTTATAGCATTTCGTTATCAAATGAAGAGGTTTTgagtattttttaaaatgtcaCACTTACTTTGGGACATTTTATGTGAGCAGAGTTACTGATTTTCCGTTGTATCTTTGTACATGCAGGCAGAGATAAACTATCTTGGGCAATTATATCATCCTAATCTTGTAAAGTTGATTGGTTACTGCTTAGAGGATGAGCATCGGCTTCTTGTTTATGAGTTCATGCCTCGGGGCAGCATGGAGAATCATCTCTTTAGAAGTGAGTTTCTCATTGTTTTTTGATGGGAAATTTTCTGTTCTTATCACTTTAGTTGTGTAAAAAGAAGATTGTTTCACACCCATGGCCTTAAATTGCTTTGGTAGTTGATGCATCACATTAATTTTGAAGCAGGAGGCCCTTACTACCAGCCACTCTCTTGGAACCTCCGAATAAAAATTGCTCTTGGTGCTGCTAGGGGGCTTGCTTTTCTTCACAGTGCTGAAGCTAAGGTCATTTATAGAGACTTCAAGACTTCTAATATTCTGCTCGATGCGGTGTGTTAACTTGGACTGCCATTTCTTTTCCACATAGTTGTGTCATGGTTTGAGTTTTTTGAGGTTTGTATTCCTCTAACCCTATTTGTTACTCTGGAACTTGTGTTTTGTAAGTGCAGAAGTACAATGCAAAACTTTCTGATTTTGGGTTGGCCAGGGATGGGCCAACTGGCGATAAGAGCCATGTCTCTACTAGGGTAATGGGAACTTATGGATATGCTGCTCCAGAATATCTGGCCACAGGTACTAATGCATATGTTGCTTTGTTATGTGTTAGCCCTTGATCCACAAAAACCTGTTTTGTGCTTGGTTCCATCTCCCCCTTATAGTACTTCATTTCTTTAGATGATGAGGAACTTGTATTTGTCACATTTGGGAAATACAAGTCTTCTCAAACATTGGAAAATTGTGAAGAAAAATGGATAGCAGAGGAAAGAGATGCACCAAATTTCCTCTTGGAGTTTTTCCATTTAAATGCATCCGTCCGTACTAGTGTCTTGAAAACATTGTTTGTTTATGGACACTTCTACCCCGTGGCTAACATGAAGTATTCATGCACGAACATCTTGAATTTATATTCTTGGTTGGCTGTTGATGGTATTCTTTAATCTTTTCGGTTGCATATAGCTTATGTTTACTAGAATTAAATGAAAGGAAGTGATGTATTTGCACCCTGATCATTATACTCATTTCCTGCTTGGAAGGTCATTTGACTGCCAAGAGTGATGTATACAGCTTTGGGGTTGTTCTCCTTGAATTGATATGCGGCAAACGAGCTATAGACAAGAACCGGCCATCTGGACAGCACAACCTGGTGGAATGGGCAACACCATACCTGACAAACAAACGTAGACTGCTTCATGTTATAGATGCCGGTCTTGAGGGCCAGTACTCTCTCACTCAGGCACAGAAGGTGGCAACCCTTGCACTTCTATGTCTAGCCATAGAACCCAAGTCCAGGCCAAACATGGATGAGGTGGTTAGAGAGTTGGAACAGCTTCAGGAACCAAAGGATGTAACGAAATCGCCAAAACCTCCTTCAAAAGAGCGTCGTTTGACTGGCCATGGCCTTTCTAGTGATGGGCGAACTGCTTATCCCCGGCCTTCAGCATCCCCACATTATGCTTAGAAGAGAATTATCTCCACAAATAATTTTGTTTCTCAATTTACAGCCATATTCAGCAGGATTGTGGACCAATTAAGCATATGGGCATGTACCGCAATACCGTTTTGTCCAAGGAATGTACAGTTTTCCCCCCCCTCCTTTTTGGGTATAATTTCTCTAAAGCCTGCtttgaagtgtttttttttttttgttgaacctTGATGAGTCGTGGAGCAGACCAAACATTAAGCTGGTTGTTGCCAAATATTTGTTATTGAAAGCATCACAGAAAATGTAAtcatgtcttttttttctttttttttttatgttcttttagCAGATCAAGATTGCACTGCACCTATTGACAAGCATCAAACAGCTGAGACACAAAGTTGTTCACCTAAAAGAGTAATCAAGCTTTGCTGAATAATTTCCATCCAATGCTCTTCAATTCATCCATAATCTTCATGCATCAAAACATGATAAAAAGGAAACCTCGCAAAGAGTCGAGTATCCAAATTCTTCAATTGAAATGCACAAATTAAAGTTACATTTCTCAGGCCACAAGACTAACATTCAGCAACAATATTCAGAGTCTCAGGAAATTCATCGCCCCAGCAAGGCAACACGATCCTTCTGTATTGCCTGTGTCAGGTGGATGTCAAATAGCTCGCATCTTATAGGCATCTCCATCTCATAAAAGGGATTCTTCAAGACATAATCCGTATACAATTCATAGATGACTTTCAACAGACTCTCCATGTGTGGTGTTCCGGGTTCACATACAACAAAGAACTTTGTCCCtgtgatgaagaaaaaaaggaattcGAAATTTCACTTTTcccacacaaaatttttgtgttcttaACACTAAAGTCAAATGTCAAAGGAATATGAGCATTAGATGAGAAATTTATCTCTTTAAGGGGGTGCTTACGCAACCAGACCAAACTTCTCAGGGTTTGGTTGCATATTGCCTACATTAGGTTTCAGCTACTAAGAATTTTCTGCAAAACTCAAGCAGAAATCACTCTTCTATGCATAAAGTGATCATTGCAATCAAATGCAAAAAAGTAGCAGATGAAATAGCAGAATGGTCCTCATGATAGATGGATAAATAAGGGCAAACACGGACTGAAAAGGCCAACACAGGAAAAGAAAGGCACCCAAAAAAGGCAACAGGTTTGTTGATTTTTGCCTACGTATAGGTTTGTTTTGAGATCATGGACAACAATATTTGCTCTTCTATAGTCAATGGCTTTTGTGGTCTTTAGTCACCATTTTTCTGATTCACTAGCATATAGGTAACTACCACGTTTTGGGTTTGCCCATTCATCTCTTTCGTAATTCCTGGCTTCTCTAAGATCATCTccattaattttatttcatGTTCAAGTAACAAAGCACAAACTGAGTATTTCCAGAAATTTGATGCAGAAAATGCCACAAGTAGTGAAATTAGAAAAGGGATACAATACAAAGTTATGGGCATAGAAAGACATATTTTGCATAGTTTGATACTCAAATGTCGAAAATAGAAAACTCGCAAGTCAACCTTAACAGAAGAAGAACTAAGTGCGTTGTCTTGCTAATCGACAGCCCTCAGAAGAACTCCATTATTTAAGGGTAAGCTACTCTACGTACTAGAATGATCCTAATCGGAGGATTGCTAATGAGAGTAGAAAGTAAAACAGTTGAAAATAAAAGGACCATAGAAGATATAGATTCACATACTATGTAAAGAATAAAAGAATCACATTCATAATATCCTTCACATAAGCAGTTAGgaacattgtctttttcatatTTAAAGCCCAATAAAAGTTATAACACACtttccttttttactttttcccCTCTGTCACTTGCTCAAGACAAAAAGGCCCAAAAAATGGCTAAGAAATTTAGGGAAGCTTGCCCCTGGGATGTGGTTCACTTGGTTAGGGGTACAAACTTCTAGCTAGGAGGCCCCAGTTCAACTCGCATTACAAAGATTCATATGATTAAGCTGCTACTTGGAGTCAGGGGCCACGAAAAGAGTCTGGACTCTGGAATCTACCTCTACATTAGCATGAGACCATACTCATGGTCCATGGGTACCAACTAAGTTatagaagaaaagggaaaggaaCTTTCAAGAAATGTTACTAAAATTTAACcagatttttttctttcttactgGTTGGGGAGGACCGGGGGGGGAGTAAGTTGGAGAGGCTATTATGAGCACAGAAAAATGATACTGTTCCCGATTCCCACACTTCCATTCCCAGTTTGCCCCAACCAATAAAAGGCATAAATAAAAACTTACAAGCTCTTCCATTACCTATGTTGGGGATCACCATTCaccaccaacaaacatacatgtAGTTGTTCATCAGACTATCAGAGAACTCATCCTGATTTCACAACCAAGGCTAGAGAATAAAAGGGAAAATAAAATTCAGCTTCTCATTTATTCATATAGTCCAGgagctgtgaatagtacctgtGAGGGATTGGAAGCAATGAAGATCAAATGTATCAGCCTCAAGCAGTTCAATGCCCGAACAGCCCACAGTTGGTGATAGCTGCTGAGAGATGGCATGCATTGAGTGCCATAAACTAGCCACTCTTAAACTATCATTTGTGTCCATCCGTCCCGCAGAACCATAATCCTAAGTTcaccacaaaaagaaaaacaaaaattatacaATCTAAATCCAATCTAAATAAAGTCTTCTTCTTTCCCTATATAAAACGCTAAGGACTGAAAATAATTGATCAGGAATGTGACGGAAGTAAATTACACGACCCGAAACCGTGGTTATTTGGATTCTGGTCCAAATAACCACTCAGTTCCCAAAAGTCTCAAATATTGATCAGGAATATAGTTTGGAAGAGACAAATCCGAAGAGAAGGGTT of Tripterygium wilfordii isolate XIE 37 chromosome 13, ASM1340144v1, whole genome shotgun sequence contains these proteins:
- the LOC120013172 gene encoding trafficking protein particle complex subunit 4, producing the protein MAAIYSLYIINKSGGLIFYKDYGSAGRMDTNDSLRVASLWHSMHAISQQLSPTVGCSGIELLEADTFDLHCFQSLTGTKFFVVCEPGTPHMESLLKVIYELYTDYVLKNPFYEMEMPIRCELFDIHLTQAIQKDRVALLGR
- the LOC120013169 gene encoding receptor-like cytoplasmic kinase 176 isoform X2; translation: MGACYSGGIKAVSPFHTGFSSKNPSRDVVRYLSHSSSKASSGSIPQTPRSEGELLQSLNLKNFSFSELKTATRNFRPDSVLGEGGFGSVFKGWIDQHSLTAAKPGTGMVIAVKRLNQEGFQGHKEWLAEINYLGQLYHPNLVKLIGYCLEDEHRLLVYEFMPRGSMENHLFRRGPYYQPLSWNLRIKIALGAARGLAFLHSAEAKVIYRDFKTSNILLDAKYNAKLSDFGLARDGPTGDKSHVSTRVMGTYGYAAPEYLATGHLTAKSDVYSFGVVLLELICGKRAIDKNRPSGQHNLVEWATPYLTNKRRLLHVIDAGLEGQYSLTQAQKVATLALLCLAIEPKSRPNMDEVVRELEQLQEPKDVTKSPKPPSKERRLTGHGLSSDGRTAYPRPSASPHYA
- the LOC120013169 gene encoding receptor-like cytoplasmic kinase 176 isoform X1 gives rise to the protein MGACYSGGIKAVSPFHTGFSSKNPSRDVVRYLSHSSSKASSGSIPQTPRSEGELLQSLNLKNFSFSELKTATRNFRPDSVLGEGGFGSVFKGWIDQHSLTAAKPGTGMVIAVKRLNQEGFQGHKEWLAEINYLGQLYHPNLVKLIGYCLEDEHRLLVYEFMPRGSMENHLFRTGGPYYQPLSWNLRIKIALGAARGLAFLHSAEAKVIYRDFKTSNILLDAKYNAKLSDFGLARDGPTGDKSHVSTRVMGTYGYAAPEYLATGHLTAKSDVYSFGVVLLELICGKRAIDKNRPSGQHNLVEWATPYLTNKRRLLHVIDAGLEGQYSLTQAQKVATLALLCLAIEPKSRPNMDEVVRELEQLQEPKDVTKSPKPPSKERRLTGHGLSSDGRTAYPRPSASPHYA